A part of Paroedura picta isolate Pp20150507F chromosome 7, Ppicta_v3.0, whole genome shotgun sequence genomic DNA contains:
- the TMEM271 gene encoding transmembrane protein 271 gives MKWSVRGACAALSSCLLLACALSAAAVGLKCFSLGSELKGEPFRLGTAAGAFYSGLLLAAGLSLLGSALFCCRQPDEAAGGEGAGGAHQAGRAGSEIAAVPVSADDAASGAAAAAAAAASPPPAPPRQPFPKAPPGGRQNFLLLGVLVFMLGVLSAFAGAVIDGDTVSLVEKKYSHYCLLQAAGGAGVAARARPAGGPDGAAGSLRCQKLRDYQRGLVISTIFNALECLLGLLNLLLVKNYKAAQQRGLRRRRRRRHQHPVSGGRRRRCRGAGVGGGGGGSGPGGRRPPRQSQGSIFSSEDPDLSPGGDCHAFQAVSYINVGVFHVFDEAGVEVNCGGHPSVELPGYSPMDPDLHVSYPYCYPLPNEQPPAYEEIYPRETCVNRL, from the coding sequence ATGAAGTGGAGTGTCCGGGGAGCCTGCGCCGCGCTCTCCAGCTGCCTCCTGCTCGCCTGCGCGCTGAGCGCCGCCGCCGTGGGCCTCAAGTGCTTCTCGCTGGGCTCCGAACTGAAGGGGGAGCCCTTCCGCCTCGGCACCGCCGCCGGCGCCTTCTACTCGGGACTGCTCCTGGCCGCCGGCCTCTCGCTCCTCGGCTCCGCGCTCTTCTGTTGCCGCCAGCCCGACGAGGCGGCGGGCGGCGAGGGCGCGGGCGGAGCGCACCAGGCAGGGCGCGCGGGGAGCGAGATCGCGGCGGTGCCCGTCAGCGCGGACGACGCGGcttctggtgctgctgctgctgcggcggcggctgcttCCCCTCCGCCGGCGCCCCCGCGGCAGCCCTTCCCCAAGGCGCCCCCGGGCGGGCGGCAGAACTTCCTGCTGCTCGGCGTGCTGGTCTTCATGCTGGGCGTCCTCAGCGCCTTCGCCGGGGCGGTCATCGACGGCGACACCGTGTCGCTGGTGGAGAAGAAATACTCGCACTACTGCCTCCTGCAGGCCGCCGGCGGAGCGGGGGtggcggcccgggcgcggccggcgggggGCCCCGACGGCGCGGCCGGCTCGCTGCGCTGCCAGAAGCTGCGGGACTACCAGCGGGGCTTGGTCATCTCCACCATCTTCAACGCCCTCGAATGCCTCCTGGGCCTCCTCAACCTGCTGCTCGTGAAGAACTACAAGGCGGCCCAGCAGCGTGGGCTGCGCCGACGGCGCCGCCGCAGGCACCAGCACCCCGTGAGCGGGGGCCGGCGGAGAAGGTGCCGCGGGGCTGGcgtcgggggcggcggcggcggctcggggCCCGGCGGGCGGCGGCCTCCGCGCCAAAGCCAGGGCTCCATCTTTTCCAGCGAGGACCCGGACCTGTCCCCGGGGGGCGATTGCCATGCCTTCCAGGCCGTCTCCTACATCAACGTCGGCGTCTTCCACGTATTCGACGAGGCCGGGGTGGAGGTGAACTGCGGCGGCCACCCTTCCGTCGAGCTGCCGGGCTATTCGCCCATGGACCCGGATCTCCACGTCTCCTACCCCTACTGCTACCCGCTGCCCAACGAGCAGCCGCCTGCCTACGAGGAGATCTACCCCAGGGAGACCTGCGTCAACCGCCTTTGA